One Streptococcus gallolyticus subsp. gallolyticus DSM 16831 DNA window includes the following coding sequences:
- a CDS encoding DUF1149 family protein yields MELVREKEFVNQYHYDARNLEWEKKNGTPKTNFEVTFQLVKKDTENNQTTIVSVLQFMVVKKEFVISGVVSQMVHIKNRIVNEPSEFTKEEVENLAAPLLDIVQRLTYEVTEIALDRPGIKLEFRN; encoded by the coding sequence ATGGAATTAGTACGCGAAAAAGAATTTGTAAACCAGTACCATTATGATGCAAGAAATCTCGAATGGGAAAAGAAAAATGGTACACCAAAGACTAATTTTGAAGTAACTTTTCAATTAGTAAAAAAAGATACAGAAAACAACCAAACAACGATTGTATCAGTATTACAATTTATGGTCGTTAAAAAAGAATTCGTTATCAGTGGCGTTGTGTCACAAATGGTTCACATTAAAAATCGTATTGTTAACGAACCAAGTGAATTCACCAAAGAAGAAGTTGAAAATTTAGCCGCACCGCTATTAGACATTGTGCAACGCTTAACGTATGAAGTAACCGAAATTGCCCTAGACCGTCCAGGGATTAAATTGGAGTTTAGAAACTAA